A genomic window from Serratia liquefaciens includes:
- the pstC gene encoding phosphate ABC transporter permease PstC yields the protein MAEYKPTIKAPSKNGDVIFSALVKLAALITLLLLGGIIVSLIFASWPSIQKFGFSFLWTKEWDAPAEQFGALVPIYGTVVTSLIALIIAVPVSFGIALFLTELAPNWLRRPLGIAIELLAAIPSIVYGMWGLFVFAPLFAEYFQTPVGDVLSGIPIVGELFSGPAFGIGILAAGVILAIMIIPYIAAVMRDVFEQTPVMMKESAYGIGCTTWEVIWRIVLPFTKNGVIGGVMLGLGRALGETMAVTFIIGNTYQLDSASLYMPGNSITSALANEFAEAESGVHTAALMELGLILFVITFIVLALSKLMVMRLAKNEGR from the coding sequence ATGGCTGAGTACAAGCCGACCATTAAAGCACCGAGTAAAAATGGTGACGTCATCTTCAGCGCGCTGGTTAAACTGGCGGCGCTGATTACCCTATTGTTGCTGGGCGGCATTATTGTTTCGCTGATCTTTGCCTCCTGGCCGAGCATACAGAAATTCGGTTTCTCCTTCCTGTGGACCAAAGAGTGGGATGCCCCTGCCGAGCAGTTCGGTGCACTGGTACCGATCTACGGCACCGTCGTCACCTCGCTGATCGCATTGATTATCGCCGTCCCCGTCAGCTTCGGTATCGCGCTGTTTCTGACCGAGCTGGCGCCAAACTGGCTGAGACGCCCGCTGGGTATCGCCATTGAGCTGCTGGCGGCGATCCCGAGTATTGTTTACGGCATGTGGGGCCTGTTCGTGTTCGCCCCGCTGTTTGCCGAATATTTCCAGACCCCGGTCGGCGACGTGCTGTCCGGCATTCCGATTGTCGGTGAGCTGTTCTCAGGCCCGGCGTTCGGTATCGGTATTCTGGCTGCCGGGGTGATCCTGGCGATTATGATTATTCCTTATATTGCCGCCGTAATGCGCGACGTGTTCGAACAAACCCCGGTGATGATGAAAGAGTCGGCCTACGGCATCGGCTGCACCACCTGGGAAGTGATCTGGCGTATCGTGTTGCCGTTTACCAAGAATGGCGTGATTGGCGGTGTGATGCTCGGCCTGGGCCGTGCGTTGGGGGAAACCATGGCGGTGACCTTCATCATCGGTAACACCTACCAGCTCGACAGCGCTTCACTGTATATGCCGGGCAACAGTATCACCTCTGCGCTGGCCAACGAATTCGCCGAAGCCGAGTCGGGCGTGCATACCGCCGCGTTGATGGAGCTGGGGCTGATCCTGTTTGTTATCACCTTTATCGTGCTGGCGCTGTCGAAGTTGATGGTGATGCGCCTGGCTAAGAATGAGGGACGCTAA
- the pstA gene encoding phosphate ABC transporter permease PstA, which translates to MTTMDMQNSVELLESRRKMQAWRRQKNRLALFLSMATMVFGLFWLVWILFSTVTKGIDGMSLALFTEMTPPPNTAGGGLANAIAGSGLLILWATVFGTPLGIMAGIYLAEYGRKSWLAEVIRFINDILLSAPSIVVGLFVYTIVVAKMEHFSGWAGIIALALLQVPIVIRTTENMLKLVPDTLREAAYALGTPKWRMISAITLKASVSGIITGVLLAIARIAGETAPLLFTSLSNQFWSTDLMQPIANLPVTIFKFAMSPFAEWQELAWAGVLLITLCVLLLNILARVVFAKKKHS; encoded by the coding sequence GTGACGACTATGGATATGCAAAATAGCGTAGAGCTGCTGGAAAGCCGCCGCAAGATGCAGGCCTGGCGTCGCCAGAAAAACCGACTGGCCCTGTTCCTGTCGATGGCGACCATGGTGTTTGGCCTGTTCTGGCTGGTGTGGATCCTGTTCTCTACCGTGACCAAGGGCATCGACGGCATGTCGCTGGCGCTGTTCACCGAAATGACCCCTCCGCCCAATACCGCAGGCGGCGGCCTGGCTAACGCCATCGCCGGTAGCGGCCTGTTGATCCTGTGGGCTACCGTGTTCGGTACGCCGCTGGGCATCATGGCCGGCATTTACCTGGCGGAATATGGCCGTAAATCCTGGTTGGCGGAAGTTATCCGCTTTATTAACGACATTCTGTTATCGGCACCGTCGATTGTAGTGGGCCTGTTCGTGTACACCATCGTGGTGGCGAAGATGGAGCACTTCTCCGGTTGGGCCGGCATCATCGCGTTGGCATTGTTGCAGGTACCGATCGTGATCCGTACCACTGAAAATATGCTGAAGCTGGTACCGGATACGCTGCGCGAAGCCGCTTATGCGCTGGGCACGCCGAAATGGCGCATGATTTCCGCCATCACGCTGAAAGCCTCGGTTTCCGGCATCATCACCGGCGTGCTGCTGGCGATTGCGCGTATCGCCGGGGAAACCGCACCGCTGCTGTTTACCTCGCTGTCGAATCAGTTCTGGAGCACCGATCTGATGCAGCCGATTGCCAACCTGCCGGTGACCATTTTCAAATTTGCCATGAGCCCGTTCGCCGAATGGCAAGAGCTGGCCTGGGCCGGGGTGCTGTTGATTACCCTGTGCGTACTGCTACTGAATATCCTGGCGCGTGTGGTTTTCGCCAAGAAAAAGCATTCATAA
- the pstB gene encoding phosphate ABC transporter ATP-binding protein PstB, whose product MVTDASSSKIQVRDLNFYYGKFHALKNITLDIAKNKVTAFIGPSGCGKSTLLRTFNKMYQLYPEQRAEGGILLDGQNILTDNSDIALLRAKVGMVFQKPTPFPMSIYDNIAFGVRLFEKLSRADMDERVQWALTKAALWNETKDKLHQSGYSLSGGQQQRLCIARGIAIRPDVLLLDEPCSALDPISTGKIEELISELKSDYTVVIVTHNMQQAARCSDSTAFMYLGELIEFSDTDNLFTAPQKKQTEDYITGRYG is encoded by the coding sequence ATGGTTACTGACGCTTCCAGCAGCAAAATTCAGGTACGCGATCTGAACTTCTACTATGGCAAATTCCATGCGCTGAAAAACATCACGCTGGATATCGCCAAGAACAAGGTCACCGCGTTTATTGGCCCGTCCGGCTGCGGCAAATCTACCCTGCTGCGCACCTTCAACAAAATGTATCAGCTGTACCCCGAGCAGCGTGCCGAAGGCGGCATCCTGCTGGATGGGCAGAACATTCTGACCGACAACTCGGATATCGCCCTGCTGCGCGCCAAGGTCGGCATGGTGTTCCAGAAGCCGACGCCGTTCCCGATGTCGATTTACGACAATATCGCCTTCGGCGTGCGCCTGTTTGAAAAGCTGTCACGTGCCGACATGGATGAGCGCGTGCAGTGGGCCCTGACCAAGGCGGCACTGTGGAACGAGACCAAGGACAAGCTGCACCAGAGCGGTTACAGCCTGTCGGGTGGCCAACAGCAACGTCTGTGCATCGCCCGCGGCATCGCCATTCGTCCGGACGTGTTATTGCTGGACGAGCCTTGCTCGGCGCTGGATCCGATTTCCACCGGTAAGATTGAAGAGCTGATCAGCGAGCTGAAGTCTGACTACACCGTGGTGATCGTAACCCACAACATGCAGCAGGCCGCGCGTTGTTCTGACTCCACGGCATTTATGTATCTGGGCGAACTGATCGAGTTCAGTGATACTGATAATCTGTTCACCGCGCCACAGAAAAAACAGACCGAAGACTACATCACCGGCCGTTATGGTTGA
- the phoU gene encoding phosphate signaling complex protein PhoU, whose product MDNLNLNKHISGQFNAELEHIRTQVLTMGGLVEQQLTDAITAMHNQDGELAKRVIEGDAKVNMMEVAIDEACVRIIAKRQPTASDLRLVMAIIKTISELERIGDVADKICRTALEKFSHQHQPLLVSLESLGRHTVQMLHDVLDAFARMDLDEAIRIYREDRKVDQEYEGIVRQLMTYMMEDTRTIPSVLTALFCARSIERIGDRCQNICEFIFYFVKGQDFRHIGGDALEKLLSSDGKDDKKE is encoded by the coding sequence ATGGATAACCTGAATTTAAATAAGCACATTTCCGGCCAGTTCAACGCAGAACTGGAGCATATCCGCACCCAGGTATTGACCATGGGCGGGCTGGTGGAACAGCAACTGACCGACGCTATCACCGCGATGCACAATCAGGACGGTGAATTGGCCAAGCGCGTGATCGAAGGCGACGCCAAGGTCAATATGATGGAAGTGGCGATTGACGAAGCCTGCGTGCGGATCATTGCCAAACGCCAGCCAACCGCCAGCGACCTGCGTCTGGTGATGGCGATCATCAAAACCATTTCCGAGCTGGAACGCATCGGCGACGTGGCGGACAAGATTTGCCGCACCGCGCTGGAGAAGTTCTCGCATCAGCATCAGCCCCTGTTGGTCAGCCTGGAGTCGCTTGGCCGCCATACCGTGCAGATGCTGCATGACGTGCTGGACGCCTTCGCGCGCATGGATTTGGATGAAGCGATCCGGATTTACCGTGAAGACCGAAAGGTCGATCAGGAATATGAAGGCATCGTGCGCCAGTTGATGACCTACATGATGGAAGATACGCGTACCATCCCAAGCGTGCTGACCGCGTTATTCTGTGCCCGTTCGATCGAGCGTATCGGTGACCGCTGCCAGAACATTTGCGAATTTATCTTCTATTTCGTTAAAGGTCAGGACTTCCGTCATATCGGCGGCGACGCGCTGGAAAAGCTGCTGTCATCCGACGGAAAAGACGATAAAAAAGAGTAA
- a CDS encoding ABC transporter substrate-binding protein translates to MKHRALALTLLASLTSLATGAAHADKLDDIKKAGVVRIAVFDSNPPFGYIDPQSKKLVGYDVDVADAIGKALGVKVELRATNPANRIPLLVSKKVDLIAANFTITDERAKEVNFSVPYFATGQKFIAHKGVLKTPEDIKKLRIGADKGTVQEITLREHYPTAKVISYDDTPLAFVALRNGNVQAITQDDAKLVGLLGNLPAAQKADFEISPFSITKEYQGVGIPKGEDRLTASVNDTLIKLEKDGEAVKIYNRWFGPETKTAQPRGDFTIAPLDQQPKA, encoded by the coding sequence ATGAAACATCGCGCTTTGGCCTTAACCTTATTAGCCAGCCTGACCAGCCTCGCCACCGGTGCCGCGCATGCGGACAAACTCGACGACATCAAGAAAGCCGGCGTAGTGCGTATCGCGGTGTTCGACAGCAATCCGCCGTTTGGTTATATCGACCCGCAGAGCAAAAAGCTGGTGGGTTACGATGTGGATGTCGCCGATGCGATCGGCAAAGCGCTGGGCGTGAAGGTTGAGCTGCGAGCCACCAACCCGGCCAACCGCATTCCTTTGCTAGTATCGAAAAAGGTCGATCTGATTGCCGCTAACTTCACCATTACCGACGAGCGCGCCAAGGAAGTGAACTTCAGCGTGCCGTATTTCGCCACCGGCCAGAAATTCATCGCCCATAAAGGCGTGCTGAAAACCCCGGAAGATATCAAAAAGCTGCGTATTGGCGCGGACAAAGGCACGGTGCAGGAAATTACCCTGCGCGAACATTATCCGACGGCGAAAGTGATCTCTTACGACGACACCCCGCTGGCGTTCGTGGCGCTGCGTAACGGTAACGTGCAGGCGATCACCCAGGATGACGCCAAGCTGGTGGGCCTGCTCGGCAACCTGCCGGCTGCCCAGAAAGCGGACTTCGAGATCTCGCCGTTCAGCATTACCAAAGAGTACCAGGGGGTTGGCATTCCCAAAGGCGAAGATCGCCTGACCGCCAGCGTTAACGACACGCTGATCAAACTGGAAAAAGACGGTGAAGCGGTGAAAATCTACAATCGCTGGTTCGGGCCGGAAACCAAAACCGCTCAACCGCGCGGCGACTTCACTATCGCTCCTCTGGATCAGCAGCCTAAGGCCTGA
- a CDS encoding amino acid ABC transporter permease, translating to MNLQQLSDWLLAPQYLSWLWDGFLLTLWLSACASLAATLLGFLLTAMRDSRLRVLRWLAVGYSSLFRNTPLLVQLFFWYFAAGQILPSAAMQWLNTPHHIGPLEWPSFEFLAGFFGLTLYSTAFIVEEIRSGIRGVASGQKYAANALGLTGWQAMRYVVLPQALKIAMPPLLGQYMNVIKNSSLTMAIGVAELSYASRQVETETLRTFQAFGVATVLYIAIIALLEGWGMWRQQRKPLGGH from the coding sequence ATGAATCTGCAACAACTCTCAGACTGGCTGCTGGCGCCGCAGTATCTGAGCTGGTTATGGGATGGCTTCCTGCTGACGCTGTGGCTTTCCGCCTGTGCGAGCCTGGCAGCCACGCTGCTGGGCTTTTTACTGACGGCGATGCGTGACAGCCGCCTGAGGGTGCTGCGCTGGCTGGCGGTCGGTTACAGCTCACTGTTTCGCAATACGCCGCTGCTGGTGCAGCTGTTCTTCTGGTATTTCGCCGCCGGGCAGATTTTGCCGTCCGCCGCCATGCAGTGGCTGAATACGCCACACCATATCGGCCCGCTTGAGTGGCCCTCGTTTGAATTTCTGGCCGGTTTCTTCGGCCTGACGCTTTACTCCACCGCTTTTATCGTCGAAGAGATCCGCTCAGGCATCCGTGGCGTCGCCAGCGGACAAAAGTACGCCGCCAACGCGCTGGGGCTGACCGGATGGCAGGCCATGCGCTATGTGGTCCTGCCGCAGGCGCTGAAAATTGCCATGCCGCCGCTGCTGGGCCAATACATGAACGTAATAAAAAACTCCTCGCTGACCATGGCGATCGGCGTGGCCGAACTTTCCTATGCTTCTCGTCAGGTAGAAACCGAGACGCTACGCACCTTCCAGGCCTTTGGCGTGGCGACGGTGTTGTATATCGCCATCATTGCGCTATTGGAAGGCTGGGGCATGTGGCGGCAGCAGCGTAAACCGCTGGGAGGACATTAA
- a CDS encoding amino acid ABC transporter permease, whose protein sequence is MDFSIIYDNLGYLLWGTWPDGPLGGAALTLAISLMAGVASAILGTLLGVALAMSRGVVAGLLAAVLGFFRAIPVIMLIFWTYFLLPIVFGVDIPEITTVVCALALIASAYLAHAVKAGIAAIGPGQWQAGLSLGLTRWQTLWLIVLPQALRMMVPSFINQWISLIKDTSLAYIVGVGELTFLATQVNNRSMVYPMEVFLFIALVYFVFCLALDLLANAVNRRYSPQTRAVKRSWRWWRNKPPLPAS, encoded by the coding sequence ATGGATTTCAGCATCATTTACGACAACCTGGGATATCTGCTGTGGGGCACCTGGCCGGATGGGCCGCTGGGGGGCGCGGCGCTGACACTGGCTATCAGCCTGATGGCTGGGGTGGCTTCGGCTATTCTCGGCACGCTGCTGGGAGTGGCATTGGCGATGTCACGCGGCGTGGTGGCCGGGCTGTTGGCGGCGGTTTTGGGCTTTTTCCGCGCAATTCCGGTGATCATGCTGATTTTCTGGACCTATTTCCTGCTGCCCATCGTTTTTGGCGTAGATATTCCGGAAATTACCACGGTGGTTTGCGCTCTGGCGTTGATCGCCTCCGCTTATCTGGCGCATGCGGTGAAAGCCGGCATTGCCGCCATCGGGCCGGGGCAGTGGCAGGCCGGGTTATCGTTGGGCCTGACCCGCTGGCAAACGCTGTGGCTGATCGTCCTGCCGCAGGCGCTGCGCATGATGGTGCCGTCGTTTATCAACCAGTGGATTTCGCTGATTAAGGACACCTCCTTGGCCTATATCGTCGGCGTCGGCGAACTGACCTTTCTGGCGACCCAGGTCAACAACCGCAGCATGGTGTATCCGATGGAGGTATTCCTGTTTATCGCGTTAGTGTACTTCGTGTTCTGCCTGGCGTTGGATCTGCTGGCCAATGCGGTCAATCGCCGCTACAGCCCGCAGACCCGGGCTGTAAAACGGTCATGGCGTTGGTGGCGCAATAAACCGCCGTTGCCGGCTAGTTAG
- the yieH gene encoding 6-phosphogluconate phosphatase, translating to MNQIDCILFDCDGTLVDSEVLCSKAYVHMFAHYGIHLSLDEVFRRFKGVKLYEIIEQVNAQQGTTLAKEELEPLYRQEVARLFDSELQQIAGARELLAQVKVPMCTVSNGPVSKMQHSLGLTDMLHYFDDRLFSGYDIQRWKPDPAIVFHAAEKMQVPVERCILVDDSAAGAQAGIAAGIPVFYFCADPHNQPIDHPLVTAFDDLAQLPALWRERGWQLTN from the coding sequence ATGAACCAGATTGACTGTATTTTGTTTGATTGCGACGGCACGCTGGTGGACAGCGAAGTGCTGTGCAGCAAAGCCTATGTGCACATGTTTGCCCACTACGGCATCCACCTGTCGCTGGACGAAGTGTTCAGAAGATTCAAAGGGGTGAAGCTGTACGAGATTATCGAACAGGTTAATGCACAACAGGGCACCACGCTGGCAAAAGAGGAGCTAGAGCCGCTGTACCGTCAGGAAGTGGCCCGTCTGTTCGATAGCGAATTGCAACAAATCGCCGGGGCGCGTGAACTGCTGGCGCAGGTGAAGGTGCCGATGTGCACCGTTTCCAACGGCCCGGTCAGCAAGATGCAACACTCACTCGGCCTGACCGATATGCTGCACTATTTTGATGACCGGTTGTTCAGCGGCTATGACATCCAACGCTGGAAGCCGGATCCGGCCATTGTGTTCCATGCCGCCGAAAAAATGCAGGTGCCGGTGGAACGCTGCATCCTGGTGGATGATTCCGCCGCCGGCGCGCAGGCCGGGATCGCCGCCGGGATCCCGGTGTTTTACTTCTGCGCCGATCCGCATAACCAGCCGATCGATCACCCTTTGGTCACCGCATTCGACGACCTGGCGCAGTTACCGGCGCTCTGGCGTGAACGCGGCTGGCAGCTGACTAACTAG
- a CDS encoding NCS2 family permease produces the protein MSKPVSGLDVEQGLLGRVFKLKQHGTTARTETIAGITTFLTMVYIVFVNPQILGAAGMDTQAVFVTTCLIAAFGSIFMGLLANLPVALAPAMGLNAFFAFVVVGAMGISWQIGMGAIFWGAVGLLLLTIFRIRYWMIANIPMSLRVGITSGIGLFIGMMGLKNAGIVVANPDTLVTIGSLTSHNVLLGALGFFIIAVLSSRNFHAAVLISIVVTTLIGWALGDVKYGGVFSMPPNITSVVGQVDLAGALNIGLAGVIFSFMLVNLFDSSGTLIGVTDKAGLTDDKGKFPRMKQALYVDSISSVAGSFVGTSSVTAYIESSAGVSVGGRTGLTAVVTGILFLLVIFLSPLAGMVPAYAAAGALIYVGVLMTSSLARVKWDDLTEAVPAFVTAVMMPFSFSITEGIALGFISYCVMKLGTGRWREISPCVVVVALLFVLKIVFVDGH, from the coding sequence ATGAGCAAACCAGTATCTGGCCTTGACGTCGAGCAAGGCTTGCTTGGGCGCGTGTTTAAACTCAAGCAACATGGCACAACGGCGCGTACGGAAACGATTGCCGGTATTACTACCTTCTTGACCATGGTGTATATCGTGTTCGTTAACCCCCAAATCCTGGGCGCGGCGGGCATGGATACGCAGGCAGTATTCGTGACAACCTGTCTGATTGCCGCTTTCGGCAGCATTTTCATGGGCCTGCTGGCGAACCTGCCGGTAGCGCTGGCACCGGCGATGGGCCTCAATGCGTTCTTCGCGTTTGTGGTGGTCGGCGCGATGGGCATCTCATGGCAGATCGGCATGGGCGCCATTTTCTGGGGGGCAGTCGGCTTATTGCTGCTGACCATTTTCCGCATCCGCTACTGGATGATTGCCAATATTCCGATGAGCCTGCGGGTGGGCATTACCAGCGGTATCGGTCTGTTTATCGGCATGATGGGGCTGAAAAACGCCGGTATTGTGGTGGCTAACCCGGACACGCTGGTGACCATCGGCAGCCTGACTTCGCACAACGTGCTGCTCGGCGCGCTGGGCTTCTTTATCATCGCGGTATTGTCTTCACGCAATTTCCATGCGGCAGTGCTGATTTCTATTGTGGTCACTACGCTGATCGGTTGGGCGCTGGGGGATGTGAAATACGGCGGTGTCTTCTCGATGCCCCCGAACATTACCTCGGTAGTGGGTCAGGTTGATCTGGCTGGGGCGTTGAATATTGGCCTGGCCGGGGTGATTTTCTCCTTTATGCTGGTCAACCTGTTCGACTCCTCAGGCACCCTGATTGGCGTGACCGACAAGGCCGGGCTGACGGATGACAAGGGCAAGTTCCCGCGCATGAAGCAGGCGCTGTATGTCGACAGCATCAGTTCGGTAGCCGGTTCCTTTGTGGGCACTTCTTCGGTTACCGCCTATATTGAAAGTTCCGCCGGGGTGTCCGTCGGTGGCCGTACCGGCCTGACCGCCGTGGTAACCGGCATCCTGTTCCTGCTGGTGATTTTCCTGTCGCCGCTGGCGGGTATGGTGCCGGCTTATGCCGCAGCCGGCGCGCTGATCTACGTTGGCGTGTTGATGACCTCCAGCCTGGCGCGGGTGAAGTGGGATGACCTGACCGAAGCCGTTCCGGCGTTCGTCACGGCAGTCATGATGCCGTTCAGCTTCTCGATCACCGAAGGTATTGCGCTTGGCTTTATTTCCTACTGCGTGATGAAGCTCGGGACCGGTCGCTGGCGCGAAATCAGCCCATGCGTGGTGGTAGTGGCGCTGTTGTTTGTACTGAAAATTGTGTTTGTAGACGGCCATTAA
- a CDS encoding NADPH-dependent FMN reductase has protein sequence MSDQALKIVTLLGSLRKGSYNAMVANALPGLAPQGVTIEALPSIRDIPLYDADVQQEEGFPAAVEAIAEQIRQADGVIIVTPEYNYSVPGGLKNAIDWLSRLPNQPLAGKPVAIQTSSMGPIGGARCQYHLRQILVFLDAMVMNKPEFMGGVIQNKVDAQAGELIDQGTLDFLTGQLSAFNDYIRRLK, from the coding sequence ATGTCAGACCAAGCATTAAAAATCGTTACCCTGCTCGGCAGCCTGCGTAAAGGCTCGTACAACGCCATGGTCGCCAATGCCCTGCCGGGCCTTGCGCCACAAGGCGTCACCATCGAAGCGCTTCCTTCAATCCGTGATATCCCGCTGTACGATGCCGATGTGCAACAGGAAGAAGGTTTCCCTGCTGCAGTGGAAGCGATCGCAGAGCAAATCCGTCAGGCGGACGGCGTTATCATCGTTACCCCGGAATATAACTACTCGGTGCCGGGCGGGTTAAAAAACGCCATCGACTGGCTGTCCCGCCTGCCGAACCAGCCGTTAGCCGGTAAGCCCGTAGCCATTCAGACCAGCTCTATGGGGCCGATTGGTGGCGCGCGCTGCCAGTATCACCTGCGCCAGATCCTGGTGTTTCTCGATGCCATGGTGATGAACAAGCCGGAATTTATGGGCGGCGTGATCCAGAATAAAGTGGATGCTCAGGCTGGGGAGTTGATTGACCAGGGCACGCTGGACTTCCTGACCGGACAGCTGTCCGCATTCAACGATTATATTCGTCGTCTGAAATAA
- a CDS encoding 4'-phosphopantetheinyl transferase family protein yields the protein MACHFARWIPTSTALDTRRLSAEIVAATAAFSVKRRQRFLQGRILLAEMMFYLYGLPTLPPIATTPTGRPCFVDNHLPDFSLAYASDTVGVLLSDEGKVGLDIEVMRARGGQQKRLQDQFQTPAESAWISAQYDRLEAETQLWSIRQSVLKISGLGNSGQSTLLLHPFSGHLRSSITPQVQVMSDADEYLSWACAREPVLERLVCWQYETHKGLQKNGEISPRAPASSTRFIKLTSLSLNR from the coding sequence ATGGCGTGTCATTTTGCCCGATGGATCCCCACGTCCACCGCACTGGATACCCGGAGACTCTCCGCCGAGATCGTCGCTGCTACCGCTGCTTTTTCCGTTAAACGCCGCCAACGCTTTCTGCAGGGGCGCATCCTGCTCGCCGAAATGATGTTTTATCTCTACGGCCTGCCGACATTGCCCCCCATCGCTACCACCCCGACCGGTCGTCCCTGTTTTGTCGATAACCACCTGCCTGATTTCAGCCTGGCCTACGCCAGCGATACGGTCGGGGTTTTGTTAAGCGATGAAGGCAAGGTGGGGCTGGATATTGAAGTCATGCGCGCCCGGGGCGGGCAACAGAAAAGACTGCAAGACCAATTTCAAACGCCGGCGGAAAGTGCCTGGATCAGTGCGCAATACGATCGGCTGGAGGCGGAAACGCAGCTGTGGAGCATCCGTCAAAGCGTGTTGAAAATTTCCGGCCTGGGTAACAGCGGGCAATCGACGCTGCTGCTGCACCCTTTTTCCGGTCACCTGCGATCCAGCATCACCCCCCAGGTTCAGGTGATGAGCGATGCCGACGAATATCTGAGCTGGGCTTGCGCGCGCGAACCTGTTCTCGAACGCTTGGTATGTTGGCAGTATGAAACCCATAAAGGCCTGCAGAAAAACGGCGAGATCTCTCCACGCGCACCGGCCAGTTCCACCCGCTTTATCAAACTGACCAGCCTGTCACTTAACCGCTGA
- a CDS encoding lysine N(6)-hydroxylase/L-ornithine N(5)-oxygenase family protein — translation MNEPLDLLGVGLGPFNLSLAALAYESGALNYAFLDRNASFRWHPGMLLPSAYMQTYVLQDLVTAVTPRSQFSFINYLVEQKKIYRFLITEQQIISREEFSDYLSWACNRLEGLQFSQSVESIDFDDDKQLFEVRTLDQTLWAKNICLGTGHDPWLPAEFYPALGENCLHAAEIALRNPDLTGKRVAVIGGGQSGADIFLNALRGHWGEPAQLDWISRRPNFQPLDESAFTNEYFTPEYVDYFYTLPQDIRERELKTQKLPADGISNHTLRTLYRELYMRFDVMHQPRNVRLLPHRTLLAIEPTGKGFQLRTRHGLENRQEGFNADVVILATGYRPSLPAYLKPLLPRIPFDDQQHLPLLPDFNLEWQGPEQNRIYAVNAGIHSHGSAEGGLSLMAWRSARILNHLLGKPHFDLAPNASLIQWWSDAAPDNDITQTDK, via the coding sequence ATGAATGAACCACTGGATTTACTCGGCGTTGGCCTGGGCCCGTTCAACCTCAGCCTGGCGGCGCTGGCCTATGAAAGTGGTGCCCTTAATTATGCCTTTCTCGATCGCAACGCCAGCTTCCGCTGGCATCCCGGTATGCTGTTACCTTCCGCTTATATGCAGACCTATGTCCTGCAGGACCTGGTCACCGCGGTAACGCCTCGCAGCCAATTCTCCTTTATCAATTACCTGGTCGAGCAGAAAAAAATTTATCGTTTTTTGATCACCGAACAGCAAATCATCAGTCGCGAAGAGTTCTCTGATTATTTGAGCTGGGCCTGTAATAGATTAGAAGGGTTACAGTTTTCCCAGTCGGTTGAAAGCATTGATTTTGACGATGACAAACAGCTGTTCGAAGTACGCACCCTCGACCAAACCCTGTGGGCGAAGAATATCTGTCTGGGCACCGGCCACGATCCCTGGCTGCCGGCCGAATTTTATCCGGCGCTGGGCGAAAACTGCCTGCATGCCGCCGAAATCGCCCTTCGTAATCCGGATCTGACCGGTAAGCGGGTGGCGGTAATTGGCGGCGGCCAAAGCGGTGCCGATATTTTTCTGAATGCGCTGCGGGGTCACTGGGGCGAACCGGCCCAGCTCGACTGGATTTCCCGTCGGCCCAATTTTCAGCCGCTGGATGAGTCAGCCTTCACCAATGAATATTTCACTCCGGAGTACGTCGATTATTTTTATACGCTGCCGCAGGACATCCGCGAGCGCGAACTCAAGACTCAGAAACTGCCGGCCGACGGTATTAGCAACCATACGTTACGTACTTTGTACCGGGAGCTTTATATGCGTTTCGATGTGATGCACCAGCCGCGCAACGTGCGTCTTTTGCCGCATCGCACGCTGCTGGCGATCGAGCCGACGGGCAAAGGGTTCCAATTGCGAACCCGACACGGTCTTGAAAATCGCCAGGAAGGATTTAATGCCGATGTCGTCATTTTAGCCACCGGTTATCGCCCTTCACTCCCTGCCTATTTGAAACCCCTGTTGCCACGCATTCCTTTCGACGACCAACAACACTTGCCGTTACTGCCCGATTTTAACCTCGAATGGCAGGGGCCTGAGCAGAATCGCATTTATGCGGTGAATGCCGGTATCCACAGCCACGGCAGCGCGGAAGGCGGGCTCAGCCTGATGGCCTGGCGCTCAGCACGCATTCTCAATCATCTGCTCGGTAAACCCCATTTTGATCTGGCGCCAAACGCCTCGCTGATCCAATGGTGGAGTGACGCTGCCCCGGACAATGATATTACTCAAACAGATAAATAG